Sequence from the Planktothrix tepida PCC 9214 genome:
GAGGGAAAAGCCTGATTTTTCGTAGGCTGAAAGGGCATAACTGCGTTAAAATTCCCCTTAGTCATAAAAGAGGGATAGCTGATTGCTTTGACTGCTAGAGAAGCTTTGGGGATTATAATCCAATATTTGATAGAGAAAACCCCCCAACATTGTTATTGATTGAGGGGGTTTATTTTTATTAAAACAAAGCCATATAAAATTAAGGATTGGCAGCTTGGGCGGCTAACATCTGTTTGAGTTTTTCTAACTCATTCGCCCAACGGGGATCGGGTTGGAAACCTTCATCACCGCCTGTTTTGGGAGTAGCATTATAACCACCGGAGGAATGTTTAGATTTTTTATTCCGGTTTTTACCGCCACCGCCACCGCCACTGCTTCCACCACTTTTGGGTGTATTACCTGCTTTAACCGGTTGTTGAACAGGAGCTTGTTGCTGTTGTTGGGGTTGTTCTTCCCCACCATTTTCGCTACCGCCTACCCCTTCCCCTTTTCCTTTTTTACGAGGTAATGCCTTTTCTATTTTTAAGGCATTTTCTCTAAACATAACCCCGTTATATTTTTCAACAATTTGATCGGCGATTTCATCGGTTTGTACTGTTACGAACCCAAATCCCCGACATTTACCCGTTTTGCGATCGGTAATTACTTTAGCAGAAACGGTATCACCCTCTTCGACAAAGACTTCTTGTAATTCTTTGCGTTCGAGTTCTTTGGGAAGATTACCAACATAAAGACGAACGGACATGAGTAGTACCTCCAAATTAAATGAAAAATGAATAGGCGAAATTATCCCCAACTTGTGTGGTTTAAAAACACAAATCGAGGATTAACCCCAAGGCAATTAGCACTTTGGTTTCTTAAATTGAACTCAACAACCCACTTCATCTCGGTTTCAAGATGAAATCCTGCCATTCCCTCCATATATAATTCATCATGCAGAGAATGTTGGTTGGCTTGGTTGTCTTGTAAACTTTTTCCCATCTGTCAAAACTTGATGCTATAGCGTTTTGTTATTCCTGTGTTCAAAAATACATTGAACTTCCTATAGCTAAGACCATATAAAGTCAACTCGCTGGATGTTAACTTCCTGCCTTTGGAGTGCCAATTTTTGAGTACAGCATTCAACAAAAAATTTGTCATTTCTTTTAAGTTGCTGTTTCGCCTCGGATGAATCAGGCTATTGAATGGAACCTAGAACCTTTGCTATGGGTATTCCAGTACCGGATCGTTATGAGCCAATCTCTAAGATAGCACAGCCTTGAACACAGTTCTAGGGTTTTACCAAAATTTTTGCATTTGATTTTGCAAAATTTGTGAATTTTCTCAACGGCGTGCTCAAATTGACTTTATCCCAAAAGGGGTAACCTTAGGCTTAATGTGAAGTTAATTAATGTAACATTGATCCGGCAAAAGAGCAATCTTTTTCAGTGAATTTTCTTCACCATCCCCCTTGAGAAACTAGATAAGCTCCCCAGAGGGTAAAACCCAAGGCTAAAATCGTAGACCACAAGGGATGTCCACCTTGTAGGATTGTTCGATGATCAGAGGTTTCTAGGGTTTCTACATCTATCCAAGGGGTCGCCCCTCGTCGCCACCATCCTGTTACTTTAAGGGTTTGGGTAATTAACCCCTGGGGTTGAATGATTTTCGGCCAAAAATTGCTCAGGGGAGTCCATTGGGGAAGATAATGCAGTTTGACCATTCCGGTTGACGTTTGTAGGATTAAATCTTGAGCAAAGGTATTCTTTAAACCAGTGCGACCCAGAAGTTGACCCGTTAAACAAATCGGTTGACTATCGAGGGGAATAGCATTAGGTTTAATGACTAAATCTGATAAGTGGGGTTGATTTAAAAGATTAGAAGGTTTAATTTCAGGAAAAAAGGGATTAGTCCGAATAAAAATTCCTAAACTACAGCCAATCGGAATAGAACCTGCCATAATCCAATAGTCTCCCCATAGCCATTCTAATTGCCACAGCCCTAACATTGAACAGAGTCCTCCCATTAACCAAAGAGTTCCGCCAATTGCCATTCCTGCGGGAATCCCAAAAAACGGTGCGCCTTGTAATAATAAAGGGGAATGATTAAGATCGAATTTTTGCAATTTTGGAGGGTTGAGATGGGAGAGATCAAATTCAGGCTCTAATTTCCAATAATTGGCATAAAAGCCTAGAATTTTTAATCGTTCTCCGATGAGGGGATGGGATTGATTTAAGGTTAGCCAAAGGGTATAGGGATTGGTTAAATCCCATTGAAATAAAGAGTCGGGAGAGGTGTAATGGGTCACACTCCCCCAGGTTAAAGCTTGTTGATAACTCAGGGGAGTTAATCGATCAAAGGCTTCGAGAATAAAATCGGTTTTTCCTTGGTTTTGAATAGTTTTCGATAATTTTATGGTTATTTTTAATAAGGCGCGAGTTAAAGCGTTAGGATTTCCGGTAAGGTTACAAGCGAGGCGATCGCTATAATAAACTCGACGACGGGATAAATACAAGGAGGGGAATCTTAAAAGTTTGTATAAGCCATAGCAGAGAGGACAAAGAAAAGTAGCAATCGCATTGACGATTTGCTCTATAATTTTTTGAATAATCTGAGGATACGGAAGATTTAATTGCGGTAATTTTTCGGTAAATTCTGCTAAATACCAATAAATTAAATAGGGAATTTGACTGATAATTGTAGCCAAAGACATCACAGCAAAATCCCATTCTCCGATAGAAGCAATTTCTCGCGCAAAAATAGCAGCTAGTTCTTCTTCTGTTAATTGGTCTAATAATCCTTGACTGACAACAATTCGAGCAAAACGTCGGAAACTTCCATAGGAAAAAATAATCGGATCATCAATCGGTAATAATTTAATTTCGGGAAGTTTAATTTTTTTATTCTGACAGTAATTCCTTAAAAGTTTGTTGGTTTCTTGGCTATAGTTAAATAACGTTGTTAGGGGTAAAGGTTTTAAACCATAGCTGAGTTTAAGTAGTCCATCCCATAACCAAGGAGAGAATACCCATAAAATCAATAAAGTGATATAAACTCCTTGAGTGGGGTCACGATAAAATAAAGGAATCGGTTGTAACAAAGGTAGCCAAGTTAAAGCCTGATTAGTAATTTCCAGTAACTTATCTAATAAATGAGGGGTTAACCACAATATCGCTAAAATCGTTAATACAAATTCAGCAAAAAATCTGGAAGTTTGCCAAACCCAACCGACTATAAATAAAAACAAAAAAATAAAAATAATTTGCCAAGGTTGACGAGATAATTGTTGCCAAGGGGTTAAAATAGGTTGCCAAATCCAAATTTGATTTAAAGTATTATTAATAAATGCTAAAACAATCGGTATAAACCAAGTTAAACCCACAGCCATTAAGAGTTGTTCGAGTTTAAAAGGACTTGATTGTAAAGATTTAAGCTGTTTCCAATTCGTAGCTCGTCCGGCTTGTCGCCATTGCCATTCTTGAACCGCAGGCGCGGGAGAAGATTCAAGGATTTCCGGTTCAGAATTAACAGTAGAAGGGGGGATTTTTGAAATCGGTTTGTGAAAGGTTAATTTAGTTTTTTCCAGGTTGAAAGATGGAGCTTGGGACACAGCAGAACTGGGAGGTTTTTGAGGTGGTGATATGGAAGAAGGTTTGGGTATTTTTCCTAGAGTAGATTTCGCCTTCGTCGGTTGTAAGTTAGGATTTAAAGGAATAAAACCTGTTTCTATAATAGGAGGTAATTCTGAAGGCAGCCTTTCATCGGATGGGTTAGAATTTTCGATATCAATAGATTCAACCTTATTCAGTTTGGGAGGGTTGCGTTTTAATAGTTTTCTTAAGTAA
This genomic interval carries:
- a CDS encoding zinc metalloprotease HtpX, encoding MSSSNLPPHSSDLELGLAALKSQDYQQAIAILEPISQSENPSKFKAQVGLVMAYERTGNTKLAITLCRSLTQYHQENIKIWATDYLRKLLKRNPPKLNKVESIDIENSNPSDERLPSELPPIIETGFIPLNPNLQPTKAKSTLGKIPKPSSISPPQKPPSSAVSQAPSFNLEKTKLTFHKPISKIPPSTVNSEPEILESSPAPAVQEWQWRQAGRATNWKQLKSLQSSPFKLEQLLMAVGLTWFIPIVLAFINNTLNQIWIWQPILTPWQQLSRQPWQIIFIFLFLFIVGWVWQTSRFFAEFVLTILAILWLTPHLLDKLLEITNQALTWLPLLQPIPLFYRDPTQGVYITLLILWVFSPWLWDGLLKLSYGLKPLPLTTLFNYSQETNKLLRNYCQNKKIKLPEIKLLPIDDPIIFSYGSFRRFARIVVSQGLLDQLTEEELAAIFAREIASIGEWDFAVMSLATIISQIPYLIYWYLAEFTEKLPQLNLPYPQIIQKIIEQIVNAIATFLCPLCYGLYKLLRFPSLYLSRRRVYYSDRLACNLTGNPNALTRALLKITIKLSKTIQNQGKTDFILEAFDRLTPLSYQQALTWGSVTHYTSPDSLFQWDLTNPYTLWLTLNQSHPLIGERLKILGFYANYWKLEPEFDLSHLNPPKLQKFDLNHSPLLLQGAPFFGIPAGMAIGGTLWLMGGLCSMLGLWQLEWLWGDYWIMAGSIPIGCSLGIFIRTNPFFPEIKPSNLLNQPHLSDLVIKPNAIPLDSQPICLTGQLLGRTGLKNTFAQDLILQTSTGMVKLHYLPQWTPLSNFWPKIIQPQGLITQTLKVTGWWRRGATPWIDVETLETSDHRTILQGGHPLWSTILALGFTLWGAYLVSQGGW
- a CDS encoding RNA recognition motif domain-containing protein encodes the protein MSVRLYVGNLPKELERKELQEVFVEEGDTVSAKVITDRKTGKCRGFGFVTVQTDEIADQIVEKYNGVMFRENALKIEKALPRKKGKGEGVGGSENGGEEQPQQQQQAPVQQPVKAGNTPKSGGSSGGGGGGKNRNKKSKHSSGGYNATPKTGGDEGFQPDPRWANELEKLKQMLAAQAANP